CAGgctctgggggcagaggctgggcccGGAGAACAGGCAGCAGGTGCTCAGTTGGCATCCGGAGCCCCTGCCCTGCGTGGGGGTGGCAGGAggccctggccagggcagaggaaCATTTGGCTCAGGACCTGTGACCAGctggggacctcccaagggcccaGCAGTTCAAAGCCACCTCGTCCCTTGCAGGTGGAGCTTGCGCTCTGGGATACGGCTGGCCAGGAGGACTACGACCGCCTGAGGCCCCTGTCCTACCCCGACACAGACGTCATTCTCATGTGCTTCTCCATCGACAGCCCCGACAGCCTGGGTGAGTGCTGGGCCCCCTGGCTCAGCCGGGGCAGGCGGCCGCTGTGAGTTCACCACCGCAGCCCTGAGCTGCCACTCCCCACCCATGCATGGGGGAGCCCAGGGGTCCGGGCAGTGCAGccgggggagcggggtgggggcgggtGCCCTGGTGCTgatcctgccccccctgcagaaaacATCCCGGAGAAGTGGACCCCGGAGGTGAAGCATTTCTGCCCCAACGTGCCCATTATCCTGGTGGGGAACAAGAAGGACTTGCGCAATGACGAGCACACGCGCCGCGAGCTGGCCAAGATGAAGCAGGTGAGCCCCCTAACCCCgcggcccctgggctgggctgggaaccGGGGGCTGCCCTGAGGGAGGGGCCCCGCTCATGGCCGaccagccatgctgctgcctgggctggcctggcccctagCCCTGGGCTGACGCTGTGGCTGCCTTGGCAGGAGCCGGTGAAGCCGGAGGAGGGCCGGGACATGGCCAACCGGATCAGCGCCTTCGGCTACCTCGAGTGCTCGGCCAAGACGAAGGACGGGGTGCGCGAGGTGTTCGAGATGGCCACGCGGGCCGCCCTGCAGGCCAAGCGTGGGCGCAAGAAGacctcctgccagctgctgtaaccccctgccctgccctccctctggcccccgcctgggggcggggctccgggccCCTCCTCACTGCCCCATGGCTCCTAGGGTAGAGCTGCCCTCTGCCTACcggagctgcccccccagccatggGCCCCCCTCCGAacagctcagagctggggcagggctgccctgtCAACAcctctgcagccctgccccagcccctccagtcCCCCTTCAAGTGGAGCCTggggcccaggccctgccccacgtgccctgcagccccctagtGAGGGGCTCAGTGCTGCAGCCGGCGGCACCCCCGtcccagcactgggcaggggctgggtgctgcCCCGCTGTACAGACTCCTCCCTCCGCTCTATTTATCTCTTGCCAAGCGGGCCCCAGAGAACTCTATTTTTATGCAGCGGCGCTTTGCCCGAggggggcagctggctccccCACCGCCGTGGGCCCCGGCCCCTCCACGTGCCAGTGCCACAGGCGGGCGCTGCAGGCGCCCGGCCGCTCCCCGCTCCCCTGGGAAGTGGGCGTTCCTTTTCAACTGTACTTGAAAGACAAACAGCTCCTGTAATAAATTTGTAGCAACGTTTAGTACAAGGGGGCTCCGCCTGTTGCTGGCTCCTgggtcccctgccccctcctgccagtGAGGACCCAGCACAACGCCTACATCCCCTCTTGCTGGGCCCTGGCACTGCCGCAGGGTGGTGGGGGTCCAatcccggctgctgctgctgcttcccctggcggggctgggcccagtgggtGCTGTCGGAGGGAGGGGATGCGGCCCCCTCTGGGGCACAGCTCggcctggcagctggggagggggctgtgtgcagaACCTGCCTGGCCCAGTTCACTGAGCTGCCACCTCcctcctgggagaggggggctgggccacAGGCTACCCTGGCTGGAACCTCCGCCCCCTTGCACCTGCAGGCTGGGCCTCGGGGCAGACTCGGAGCAGCCAGGCACAGCTCCtgcagaggctgggagaggggccaaGGCTCCAGAGGGGTTgtgccccttgctgcctgcccTTGAGCAGTGGGGCAGCTGCTGTAGCCCAGCCTGGGGGAGAACTGGGGAGTCCTCCCTCCTGGGCCTAGGGTGTTCCTAAAGGGGCACAGGGCCCTGGCCGGactgccctgctctcccccccagcagggggaGTCTGCTCTGCTGCCCTTtcccccctggctgtgcccctgCTGCGGGGAGAACcatggcagggctgcaggggaggggggggctctggccctgggctggggctgcagggaggagaaAAGCAGCCCCGAGGCATCTGCAGCTCCTCACCCCCATTGCTGGGCACTAGCCCCTGCTGCTTTCCTCACTGGCAGTCCAACCCagctgggccccctccccccactgttaACCTCCCCGCGGGGGGGGCTGCGCCTTTGCTGGGTCCTCTGCAAGGGGCTGCCCCAGTGTACTGAgatgccaccccccccccccccccccccgggctgggggtTCCACTGGTGGGGCAATCAGGCCCCTGAGCTCTGTTCATCTGCAGTCACTCCAGAGGGAGctcagctccgccccccccccccccccggaagggggcaaggggcctggccctgggctctgctcccacccctgcaCGAACCAGTAGCTCTCACTCTCCCCTGGGACACCACCCTGGGGGCCAGGCTCCCAGCTTCACCCCTTGCTCTAACCCCGGGGGAAGCCTGAGGCTCAGcatggggagcctgcactgacgCTCtaggggcccccccccccccgtttgaggggaaggggggagtgtcTTCCTCCTCACTGTGTGcagccctgctctaaccactgggccctgCTCCTGCCGCCTGGCCTATGCCTGTGGCAGCTGATTTTCTTGAACACTTCCAAGCCTTTTGGTATCTCCCAGCTCTGCGGGCCCCCCTCACACacgcactgcggggggggggggggggggcacactgaGCAGTGACGCACAGACACGCCCCCGTGCAGCCAGCCCTGTTTattgcactgggggcaggaggttCTGCTACAGCCaatgcgccccccctccccggccagcgctgccctacccctccccctccccagccagcagccgGCGCTTCCTGTCCAGCAGCGCCCGGTACTGGGCCCGTGCCCCCTCCAGCTCGCTCTGCAGGGTGGCGatttccccggccagcaggatcCCTGCGGAGAGACGAGGGTCGGCTccaaggcagggaagggggccagCTCCGTCTGGCCatagggcagggaaggggcccccagggcctgtcccctccagGACTGCTCTGGACTCACCCTCTCGGAAGCTGTTCTGAGCCTGCCGGAGGCTCTGGGGCACCAAGATCCCGAACCAGGTGAGTGGGTCCTGCCAGGAGGCCGGGGGCTCGGGGGCCGCCTCctggggc
The Pelodiscus sinensis isolate JC-2024 unplaced genomic scaffold, ASM4963464v1 ctg59, whole genome shotgun sequence genome window above contains:
- the LOC106732286 gene encoding transforming protein RhoA-like, with translation MAAIRKKLVIVGDGACGKTCLLIVFSKDQFPEVYVPTVFENYVADIEVDSKQVELALWDTAGQEDYDRLRPLSYPDTDVILMCFSIDSPDSLENIPEKWTPEVKHFCPNVPIILVGNKKDLRNDEHTRRELAKMKQEPVKPEEGRDMANRISAFGYLECSAKTKDGVREVFEMATRAALQAKRGRKKTSCQLL